A stretch of DNA from Pseudoalteromonas sp. A25:
GGGCAATGCTCGCCAGCGGTACTTGCAAGCCAGAATTAAGCGTAATTGGAAAGTTGTGTAAACTATCTAGCGAGCGTTTGTCGTTATCTAAAAGGCGAACGTACAACTCTATACTGTTGTCATTACGTTGCACTTCACCCGCTACTTGCCCAAATAGCGCGCTGCGAAGTTGATTAGCCACCGCTTGACCATCTACCCCTTGCGCCAAACTACCGGGCTGCAGGCTTACCTGCCAACGCTGTTTACCATAGCGTAAGTCATCCATAATATTAGATACCCCGGCATATTGATTAAGCTCTTGTTTTATCTGGGCCGCTGCGCCCATTAAGGTTTTGAGTTGCTCGGCATGTATGCGGATCTCAATTGCTCTTCCAGCAGGACCCAAAACAGGCTCTTTGAAAGAAATAGCTTGAATGTCAGCTATGTCTCCCGCTTGCTTTTGCCAATGACTAACCAATTGGGCTAAACGGGTATTGCGCTGTTGAGCGGTCAGTAGGTCCACCCTGACTGTAGCCAAATGCTCACCTTGCTCATAAGCGTCTGAATTTTGATTGTACTCAACCGTAACATGTTGCACTAACTTGCTACTTTCTTGTTCAGACAACCTCTGATTTACTCGCTCGAGCGCATCAACATACCTTTCTACTATACCCATAGTTTGCATAAGTGGCGTGCTTGGCGGCATCAATAACCGCATTTCTATTGTGTCTCCTTCTAGCTGCGGAAAGGCCTTAAATTTAACAACCCCTCCAGCCATCAAAGAAACCGACACCAAAAAAAGTAAAAGTGTGGCACCAATAAACTGATAGCGATACTGCACACACCAATGCACAGCGTTGACCAACGTAGTCTCTCTAAAGCGCTCAAATGACGTTGTAAATTGCGTTTTAAGTTTCCAAACTAGGCTTAAAAAATACTGTGCAGAGTTGCTTTTTGAGCTTTCAAACGCTTTTTCATGCTGATTATTATTGCCACTATTACTTGTGTGTAATGAATGAATAAGATGATTTGGCAATATAAAAAATGCTTCTATTACACTGACGAAAATGGTGGCTATCAGTACAAGGGGAATATCTTTGAGTACCTTACCTATATCACCACTGATAAACGCCAAACCAATAAACACCACAATCGTGGTTAAAAATGAAGAAAATACACCAGGTCCAACTTGCAACACCCCTTTAATCGCATCTGCATCAATATCTTCCCCTTGCTCCACTTTGGCTGCAATACTTTCGGCAATGACAATGGCATCATCCATCAAGATCCCTATCGACATTAACAACGCAACCATTGAGATCATGTTGATACTGACCCCCATTAACATCATCAACGCAAATGCCCCTAAAAAAGACACTGGCAAGCCCATCGATACCCAAAAAGAGTAACGAAAAGAGAAAAACAGATACATAACTAACAGTACAAGAACAAAACCTTGCCAACCGTTGTTTAACAACATAGCTAGCCTATCTTCGATGATCTGTGCCGTATTTTGCGTTAAGGTAAGAGACACGCCCTTTGGCGCTTGCACGCGTTGTTGCTCAACAAATTGGGTCACCACATCCACCAGCGCTATCGCGTCTTGGCTTTTGGTCTTTTTGATATCGAGTAAAGCCACACGTTTGCCATCAAACAACACTTGCTCTTCATCTAACTCAAAGCCTTCTGACAAATAAGCGATATCCTTGAGGTAAATTTGTTCACCATTGCTCAAACTTTTGATCACCAAAAACTGTAAGCTTTTAGCTGTCACCTTTTGCTGATCAAAACTTACCAGCATAGTTTGACCACCATTACTTATCTCCCCAGCTGGCAGCTTTACATTTTGCCTTTGCAGCAATGCCACAACATCAGCGGCAGAGAGACCGTATTCCCGCAGTTTAAACAACGACAGTTCTATTTTGATTTGCTGATCAGAAAACCCTTGTATGTCTACAATATCAACGCCGGGCTGGCGCTTGAGTTTGTTCTTTATACTTTGTGCATACAGTTTAAGCTCATGAATAGGCAGATCTGCAGCAATTGCCAATGATATAAGATGCTGGTCGCGGCCAAGCTCGCGAACAATCGGAGACTCAATTTGCTTTGGGAAATTATCAATTGCATCAATTTGAGTTTTTACATCACTCAGCAGCATTTCAATACTAAAGCCGTGCTGAGCTTCGATGGTCAAGTTCGCTACTCCTTCCCTAGATTCGCAACTAAGAGCTTTTATGCCATCTAAACCATCTACCGCTTCCTCCATCACAATACATAACGCTTGCTCCACTTGTGTGGAACTCGCTCCAGGATAAATAACGCTGACCAATACTTTATCACTGCTAAATTCAGGAAACGTTTCTCGCTTTAACTGTGGTAATGCACTTAATCCTGCAATACAGATAATAAGCATTAACAAATTTGCAGCGGTAGGGTGGCGAGCAAAAAATGCAATCATGGCACTTCCTCCACCACATTGACATGCATCCCCTCAATTGTTGGCAGAAGCTGTGTCACTAAAACCTTATCGCCGATACTAACAGTACCCACAAGCTGACTATCCAGTGCTGCAAACTGTGCGGTGCTAAAAAGCACTTTTACTGGCTTTTTTAGCAACTTTTGTTCTTTGACAATAAATACGGTGTTTTCATGAATAGCCGACAGAGGCACACTTAAATAAGGCTGCGCCGAACTCGACATCTGCACTTCAAGAAACATATTCTCAAGGAGCGGCGGATGATTAATGGGGTCAAAGTTAAGCCATTGGTTTTTTGTTTCCAAGGTTACTTGCAAGCTATTACTATGCTGCGCACTTTGCATTAAACGTGTCACTTTTGCAGGCCACTGCAAAGCGCTATTTGCGCCACTGTTAATCGAGTAATAATGCAAAGATGCGTGCAAATCTAATGCAGCCACATTGGGAAAGTCTTGCGTTTGATTATCTTTATTTTGTGCAAACCAAACTTGACTTAACAGTTGTCTTGCCTGCGACATATTAAATTGTGCATTGACCTTCATCACCCCCAAATGACTTGCTTCTAATAACGCTTCTCGGGTATTCACCGCTTGTTGAAGTTCAACATTAACTTGTGTGATCCGACTATCTCTTGGCAATCTAAGTACTGTTTTATCGAGCAAGTTTTGCGCCTCTTGCATACGAGCTTTTTGAGCTGATACGCTGGCTTTAGCAAGTGCCAAGTCAGAGGGAATTAAATTCAAACTAGTTTGCAGCTCTAACACCTTTTGCTGCTGAGAAAATAACTGGCTTTGTTGTTGCTCAACCGCTGATTGAGAAACCGAACCGCGCTTTAGCAGCCCTGTTAACCTTGTTAGCTCCTGTTGTAATAGTGCCAAACGCTCAGATTCCAAAGCCAAAGATTGCTTAAGTTTTTGCTTATTAAACGCGATCATATCAACCCGCTCTTGCGCAGCACTTAAATCATATTTGGCCTGTGCCAATTTCAATTCATAATCAACGGGGTCAATTTTAAGCAGTATAGTATCAGCCTTCAAAATCGCTCCGACTTCTAAATCTGGGTGTTTATATATAACCCTGCCTGATACTTCAGATACGGCATGCCAAACCTGTTTTGCCTGAGCTCGTCCATAGCCCACGATACTGTATTGTAGCGCTCGCTCAGTAGCTTTAGCGACGGCAACATTAGGTATATGCAATGCATTGTCGTGTTGTTTTGGTGCAGGCTTTAGTTTTACAAAAGCAATTAAAACCATTACGCCCACTAAGGGTAATACAAGCAGCCAGTATTTTTGGTTTAATTTGAATCGACTCATGTTAAAGCCTTTCATTAGTGTTAAATAACCCAGATGTCATCAACAGGGTGTTATGTTGTATTAACGACTCTAAAAAGGACTCGTCATATTCAACCCCTTCCATCTTGAACATCAGCTCTCTCATGTACCATGGGTAAATCAGTAATCCCATTAAGGAGAGTCGAAACAACACCGGATCAACGTTTTCTTTGATTAAACCTTTACTTGCAAAATACAAATACACACCGTCAATCACTTTTAAGTGGGAACTGCCTATTTGCTCTAAAAAAAACTCCCGGCACACGCCTTGATTTAAAATCACTTCTTTTAACATCAGCAAGGGAAACTCTGGAGATAACGCCATCACCTTAGTAAAGCTGCGAAATACATCACTGATTGAGGCAAATTCGTTACCAGCAAGGTGCGTTTTGATGTTGCTCATCACCTGCCCTGTTACCTCTAATATCATGGCTTTGTATAAACCCAGCTTGTTACCAAAGTAATACTTGATCAGCGCAGAGTTTACCCCCGCAGCATCACTCAATTCACGAATACTGACTTTGTCATAAGGCTTTTTGGTGAATTTATGTCGAGCGGCTTGGATAAGCGCAGCTCTTGCTTGTTCATTATCTTTGACAGGTCTGCCAAGCTTTTTACTAGAGGAAGGGGACATACTACGGGGTCGCTATTATTTAATCGATTGGTTAAATAATAGCGACCCTGCACTAATAAGCGAGGTAAATAATTAATCAAAAAGCATGTTTTGATTAACCATTAAAATTGTTAACGTCTAAAGCGAACAACCAGCTCGTACATATCACTGGCAACATCGCTCAATTGTGCACTCACCTGTTTAACGGTATCGGCACTATCCAAGCTGTCATGTGCAAGGCCAGCAATATTAACAATTTGCTGATTAATATCGTCAGACACGGCCGCTTGCTCTTCTACCGAGGTAGCAATTTGCATCGACATATCGTGAATTTGACGCACAGCTTGCTGAATTTGCATCAGCATATCAGTACTTTGCGCTAACTGATCTATCCCTGATACCGACTCTTGCTCACCTTGCTGGGCAATACTCACCGCATGTTGTGTGCTATCACTGAGTTCACTAATAATGGTATGTATTTCTTTGGTTGACTGCTGAGTTCGTTGTGCCAAATGACGCACTTCATCAGCCACAACCGCAAAGCCTCTGCCTTGTTCGCCGGCTCTTGCAGCCTCAATTGCGGCATTTAAAGCAAGTAAATTGGTTTGCTCTGCTATCTGCTCAATCATTTGCGCAGCATCTGCAATTCGTGTGGTTTGCTTTGAAACGCCCAAAACAGAATCGCGAATTTGCAATACGGTTTCACCCAAAGATTCAATTGCATGCTTGGTTAAATCCGCAATACGCGCATTTTCATCTGCCATTAACAGCGCACTCTGAGCATGCTCAGCACTGACTTGAACGTTGCCCGACACATCATTAATTGTGGTGCTCATTTCGTTCATCGCAGTGGCCACTTGCTCGGTTTCTAGCTGTTGCTTTTGTAAATGCTTATAGCTGTCACCCGCTCTTTCTAGCGCTTGACGAGCACCTGATGTTACTTCTTTAGCTGAATGTTCTATGCGCGTGATCACGGTATCTAAGTGTGCTTGTTCACTTAACATGCGTACCTGAATGCTTGCCATTTTGCCATCCCAAGTTGAGTACACTTGCTTGGCCACATCATCACAAAAACTATGCTCTAAACTATGCTCTAAGCGCTTGAGCTGTTCACTATCTCGCCAAAGGTTATAACCACAAATACTCATACTATTGAGTACTACCCAAAAGAATGCTGCATTTTCAGCGCCACTAAACCACAGTGCAACTCCAACAATAACCATAAGTAATGGCCAAAGCACTCTGAGTTTGGGCCATTTAAACTGACTATTTTTGTTATTCATTAAGCTAGCATATAGGGCTTGCGCTCTAGCCACGGTCTCTTTATCTGGACAACGACGAACCGATTCATAACCCACAATCTTACCGTTTTCAGTCACAGGGGTAACATACGCATCTACCCAATAAAAATCGCCATTTTTGCAGCGATTTTTAACAATACCCATCCAAGGCTTACCTGCTTTTAGCTGAGCCCACATGGTTGCGAATGCTTCAGGTGGCATATCAGGGTGGCGAACGATATTATGTGGTTGGCCTATCAGCTCTTCTCTTGTGAAGCCACTTATGGCAACAAAGTGGTCGTTACAATCAACAATTCTTCCTTGCAGATCAGTTATTGATACCAATTTAACGTGAGGTGCAAACTGCTTTTCACGTTGTGTTACGGGTTG
This window harbors:
- a CDS encoding TetR/AcrR family transcriptional regulator codes for the protein MSPSSSKKLGRPVKDNEQARAALIQAARHKFTKKPYDKVSIRELSDAAGVNSALIKYYFGNKLGLYKAMILEVTGQVMSNIKTHLAGNEFASISDVFRSFTKVMALSPEFPLLMLKEVILNQGVCREFFLEQIGSSHLKVIDGVYLYFASKGLIKENVDPVLFRLSLMGLLIYPWYMRELMFKMEGVEYDESFLESLIQHNTLLMTSGLFNTNERL
- a CDS encoding methyl-accepting chemotaxis protein; the encoded protein is MRLNQPVTQREKQFAPHVKLVSITDLQGRIVDCNDHFVAISGFTREELIGQPHNIVRHPDMPPEAFATMWAQLKAGKPWMGIVKNRCKNGDFYWVDAYVTPVTENGKIVGYESVRRCPDKETVARAQALYASLMNNKNSQFKWPKLRVLWPLLMVIVGVALWFSGAENAAFFWVVLNSMSICGYNLWRDSEQLKRLEHSLEHSFCDDVAKQVYSTWDGKMASIQVRMLSEQAHLDTVITRIEHSAKEVTSGARQALERAGDSYKHLQKQQLETEQVATAMNEMSTTINDVSGNVQVSAEHAQSALLMADENARIADLTKHAIESLGETVLQIRDSVLGVSKQTTRIADAAQMIEQIAEQTNLLALNAAIEAARAGEQGRGFAVVADEVRHLAQRTQQSTKEIHTIISELSDSTQHAVSIAQQGEQESVSGIDQLAQSTDMLMQIQQAVRQIHDMSMQIATSVEEQAAVSDDINQQIVNIAGLAHDSLDSADTVKQVSAQLSDVASDMYELVVRFRR
- a CDS encoding efflux RND transporter permease subunit; its protein translation is MIAFFARHPTAANLLMLIICIAGLSALPQLKRETFPEFSSDKVLVSVIYPGASSTQVEQALCIVMEEAVDGLDGIKALSCESREGVANLTIEAQHGFSIEMLLSDVKTQIDAIDNFPKQIESPIVRELGRDQHLISLAIAADLPIHELKLYAQSIKNKLKRQPGVDIVDIQGFSDQQIKIELSLFKLREYGLSAADVVALLQRQNVKLPAGEISNGGQTMLVSFDQQKVTAKSLQFLVIKSLSNGEQIYLKDIAYLSEGFELDEEQVLFDGKRVALLDIKKTKSQDAIALVDVVTQFVEQQRVQAPKGVSLTLTQNTAQIIEDRLAMLLNNGWQGFVLVLLVMYLFFSFRYSFWVSMGLPVSFLGAFALMMLMGVSINMISMVALLMSIGILMDDAIVIAESIAAKVEQGEDIDADAIKGVLQVGPGVFSSFLTTIVVFIGLAFISGDIGKVLKDIPLVLIATIFVSVIEAFFILPNHLIHSLHTSNSGNNNQHEKAFESSKSNSAQYFLSLVWKLKTQFTTSFERFRETTLVNAVHWCVQYRYQFIGATLLLFLVSVSLMAGGVVKFKAFPQLEGDTIEMRLLMPPSTPLMQTMGIVERYVDALERVNQRLSEQESSKLVQHVTVEYNQNSDAYEQGEHLATVRVDLLTAQQRNTRLAQLVSHWQKQAGDIADIQAISFKEPVLGPAGRAIEIRIHAEQLKTLMGAAAQIKQELNQYAGVSNIMDDLRYGKQRWQVSLQPGSLAQGVDGQAVANQLRSALFGQVAGEVQRNDNSIELYVRLLDNDKRSLDSLHNFPITLNSGLQVPLASIAQLTLEQDVTRINRVDGQRTVTITADVDPLVTNTNEVMAQLKKHSISPLLKADQTLRVSYEGEIKTGSQTGKSMAGMFLLGLIGVFIILSFQFRSYFEPVMVMLAIPLALIGVVWGHFILGYDLSMPSMIGFISLAGIVVNDSILLVAFIKEHESDGVELEQAAVLAAKARFRAIFITSATTIAGTLPLLLETSLQAQVVQPLVVSLVFGMAISTLLIVFVLPAIYVLLEDFNLTAKHHLQEGSPLA
- a CDS encoding efflux RND transporter periplasmic adaptor subunit; this translates as MSRFKLNQKYWLLVLPLVGVMVLIAFVKLKPAPKQHDNALHIPNVAVAKATERALQYSIVGYGRAQAKQVWHAVSEVSGRVIYKHPDLEVGAILKADTILLKIDPVDYELKLAQAKYDLSAAQERVDMIAFNKQKLKQSLALESERLALLQQELTRLTGLLKRGSVSQSAVEQQQSQLFSQQQKVLELQTSLNLIPSDLALAKASVSAQKARMQEAQNLLDKTVLRLPRDSRITQVNVELQQAVNTREALLEASHLGVMKVNAQFNMSQARQLLSQVWFAQNKDNQTQDFPNVAALDLHASLHYYSINSGANSALQWPAKVTRLMQSAQHSNSLQVTLETKNQWLNFDPINHPPLLENMFLEVQMSSSAQPYLSVPLSAIHENTVFIVKEQKLLKKPVKVLFSTAQFAALDSQLVGTVSIGDKVLVTQLLPTIEGMHVNVVEEVP